In the genome of Planctomycetia bacterium, one region contains:
- a CDS encoding HAD-IA family hydrolase, with amino-acid sequence MFHRERSFDSTKFKEYMFDSSVPLAGSLDVLSRLALERRYLMATLNNESFELNAHRIERFKLRDYFTFFISSCFVGRRKPEPEIYQLALHLSQRAATECLFIDDRALNVERARQVGLRAIQFKSPEQLITDLIACGVTWSSQVLSSRGHSVATS; translated from the coding sequence GTGTTCCACCGAGAGCGGTCTTTCGATTCCACGAAGTTTAAGGAGTACATGTTCGACAGCTCGGTTCCTCTCGCAGGCAGCCTGGATGTCTTAAGCCGCCTGGCCCTGGAGAGGAGATACTTGATGGCCACGCTCAACAACGAGTCCTTCGAGCTGAACGCGCACCGCATTGAGCGATTCAAGTTGCGCGACTATTTCACGTTCTTTATCAGCTCCTGCTTCGTCGGACGTCGCAAGCCGGAACCTGAAATCTACCAGCTGGCGCTTCATCTAAGCCAGCGAGCCGCGACGGAGTGCTTGTTCATCGACGACCGTGCGCTCAACGTGGAGCGGGCGCGCCAGGTTGGCTTGCGAGCGATTCAATTCAAGTCACCAGAACAGCTCATCACCGATTTAATTGCGTGCGGGGTCACTTGGAGCTCGCAAGTCCTGAGTTCTCGGGGACATAGCGTTGCCACTTCATGA